A stretch of the Pseudobdellovibrionaceae bacterium genome encodes the following:
- a CDS encoding glycine zipper 2TM domain-containing protein, with protein sequence MKKGILTVLALNAALLTPNSGYAQSTEELLGAILGGVGGAAVCSQFGKGDGRVVLTAACAIGGALLGSEIGRSLSRQDQEAYRRSMNESMGDPVGRRRDWRGDKHSGHCEVVRTGYLRQRTTVQCREIRSVVTDAFGRVIATQVETSCYSESRWVRVEDREVIFASNDRRDDRREDRRDDRRDDGYDRRDDRGGYDRRGEDRRDDRGGYDRRGEDRRDDRGGYDRRDDDRYGRRDDDRYGRRDQDRGGYQQQGAQISNYDLNNYVQAMQNHYADAARLGVVYDLRDYLRANRMTLNDRQLNRILNQLETRSGRQEALSLLSDRLR encoded by the coding sequence ATGAAAAAAGGAATTTTGACCGTACTCGCTTTGAACGCCGCACTGCTGACCCCGAATTCGGGATACGCTCAATCCACCGAGGAGCTCCTCGGCGCGATCTTGGGCGGAGTCGGCGGCGCCGCCGTCTGCAGCCAATTCGGCAAGGGCGACGGTCGCGTCGTCCTGACCGCGGCCTGCGCCATCGGTGGGGCCCTGCTCGGCTCCGAGATCGGCCGCAGCCTTTCGCGCCAAGATCAAGAGGCCTACCGCCGCTCGATGAACGAGTCCATGGGTGACCCCGTCGGCCGTCGCCGTGACTGGCGCGGCGACAAACACTCGGGCCACTGCGAAGTCGTGCGCACGGGTTACTTACGCCAACGCACGACGGTGCAGTGCCGCGAGATCCGCTCGGTCGTGACCGACGCCTTCGGCCGCGTGATCGCGACGCAAGTCGAAACCTCCTGCTACAGTGAATCGCGCTGGGTGCGTGTGGAAGACCGCGAAGTGATCTTCGCGTCAAATGATCGTCGTGATGACCGTCGCGAGGATCGCAGAGACGATCGTCGGGATGACGGCTACGACCGTCGCGATGACCGTGGTGGCTATGATCGTCGCGGCGAAGACCGTCGTGACGACCGTGGCGGTTACGACCGCCGTGGCGAAGATCGCCGTGATGATCGTGGTGGCTACGACCGCCGCGATGACGACCGTTACGGTCGCCGTGACGACGATCGCTACGGACGTCGCGATCAAGATCGCGGCGGCTACCAACAGCAAGGCGCACAGATCTCAAACTACGATCTGAACAACTACGTTCAAGCGATGCAAAACCATTACGCGGACGCCGCTCGTCTGGGCGTGGTCTACGATCTACGCGATTATCTACGCGCCAACCGCATGACGCTGAACGATCGCCAACTCAACCGCATCCTCAACCAACTCGAGACCCGCTCCGGCCGCCAAGAGGCCCTGAGCCTGCTCTCCGACCGCCTCCGCTAA
- a CDS encoding DUF2799 domain-containing protein, with the protein MRLQSALTLVAAATLTLLLAGCASYFKRKECEAKNWYQYGYDLAMKGQRINNDNFVGECRKAEAEFSEADLDRGFKAGMSNYCKPEVVTQTGRSGEHINLDLCDPGQARMLRARHTEGVRLFCDPKNGYNVGTTGRVYNKICPAELEKAFLPEFNRGRKKYLSAMVAETQGKVADLDRRVNDKDREMRNFQTQLALIPPPQTVVNRTVTPAGMVEKKETSDPYEQRRENVQQNLRRTESEVRELQSQQQTLRDELYKYSRELQTIE; encoded by the coding sequence ATGCGTTTGCAATCGGCTTTAACTCTTGTCGCGGCGGCGACCCTTACGCTTCTTCTTGCGGGTTGCGCGAGCTACTTCAAACGCAAAGAGTGCGAAGCGAAGAACTGGTACCAATACGGGTACGACCTGGCGATGAAAGGTCAACGCATCAACAACGACAATTTCGTCGGAGAGTGCCGCAAAGCCGAGGCGGAGTTTTCGGAAGCCGATCTGGATCGCGGTTTCAAAGCCGGAATGTCGAACTACTGTAAACCCGAAGTCGTGACCCAAACCGGCCGCAGCGGTGAACACATCAATCTGGATCTTTGCGATCCCGGTCAGGCCCGCATGCTGCGCGCCCGTCACACCGAAGGCGTGCGTCTGTTCTGCGATCCCAAAAACGGTTACAACGTCGGCACCACGGGCCGCGTGTACAACAAGATCTGCCCCGCCGAACTGGAAAAGGCCTTCCTTCCCGAATTCAACCGCGGCCGTAAGAAGTACCTGTCCGCCATGGTCGCCGAGACCCAAGGTAAAGTGGCCGACCTGGATCGCCGCGTGAACGACAAAGACCGCGAGATGCGCAACTTCCAAACCCAGCTCGCGCTGATCCCGCCCCCGCAAACCGTCGTGAATCGCACGGTCACCCCCGCCGGCATGGTCGAGAAAAAGGAAACCTCGGACCCTTACGAGCAACGCCGCGAGAACGTGCAACAGAACCTGCGCCGCACCGAAAGCGAAGTCCGCGAACTCCAATCGCAGCAGCAAACCCTACGCGACGAGCTCTACAAGTACTCGCGCGAACTGCAGACGATCGAGTAA
- a CDS encoding glycosyltransferase yields the protein MKLRLAIIIPAYNEERRLPRTLTRLREAAQRPDFPWELAKVIVVNDGSKDATSRLVLEEKLSLVGACRVP from the coding sequence GTGAAACTCCGACTCGCGATCATCATTCCCGCGTATAACGAGGAACGGCGGCTTCCGCGGACGCTCACGCGTCTGCGCGAAGCGGCTCAGCGGCCGGATTTTCCGTGGGAGCTCGCGAAGGTCATCGTCGTGAATGATGGCTCGAAAGACGCGACTTCGCGTTTGGTTTTAGAAGAAAAGCTTTCCCTGGTTGGAGCTTGTCGAGTTCCGTGA
- a CDS encoding S8 family serine peptidase — protein sequence MDDAQIAELQASGLVAAIEPETFHPAPLPIQGFQPWKPWNVDMNQILAASPAGAKTPYGITLVKSHEAWAVNGKGAGARVLVLDTGMDVNHPALAANYEKGKDFNSMADSSDVTDVVGHGTHVAGTVAGVLFADGFSGVAPEAKILMGRVCGEQGCSNIAVSRGINWGIEEKVDVITMSLGGPLGSLSEKRAVEAADAAGITVIAASGNEGTPRVSYPAAFPTVIAVGAVDSTSTRASFSQYGPELDITAPGVAVISAVPVGSGRESKVQVSVGAQSRDVVSAGFAGSPEVTQPLTNELVDCGLGKPEDFTAAVKGKFALISRGEIAFVDKVKNAIAAGAAGAVIYNNAPGLIQGALTQDGSTVAIPAMMIEQTVGEEMKSVLATGGVASATIQTLRTDYSAFDGTSMATPHVAGVAALVKAANKALTPAEVRELFKTSAKAIGPVGEYGAGLVDAEAAVNKALGK from the coding sequence ATGGACGATGCACAGATCGCCGAGCTGCAAGCGTCGGGACTGGTCGCGGCGATTGAGCCCGAGACCTTCCACCCCGCTCCGCTCCCGATCCAAGGTTTCCAACCCTGGAAGCCCTGGAACGTCGACATGAACCAAATCCTCGCGGCTTCGCCCGCAGGCGCGAAGACTCCTTATGGAATCACGCTCGTGAAGTCGCACGAAGCTTGGGCCGTGAACGGCAAAGGCGCTGGCGCCCGCGTTCTGGTTCTGGACACCGGTATGGATGTGAACCATCCCGCACTGGCGGCGAACTACGAAAAAGGAAAAGACTTCAACTCCATGGCCGATTCGTCGGACGTGACTGATGTCGTCGGACACGGAACTCACGTGGCCGGTACGGTCGCGGGCGTTTTGTTCGCGGACGGCTTCAGCGGTGTTGCTCCCGAAGCGAAGATCCTGATGGGTCGCGTTTGCGGAGAACAAGGCTGCTCGAACATCGCGGTTTCTCGCGGGATCAACTGGGGGATCGAAGAGAAAGTCGACGTCATCACCATGTCGCTCGGCGGTCCTTTGGGTTCGCTCTCGGAAAAACGTGCGGTTGAAGCGGCCGATGCAGCCGGTATCACCGTCATCGCGGCTTCGGGTAACGAAGGCACTCCGCGCGTGAGCTATCCCGCAGCTTTCCCGACCGTGATTGCGGTGGGTGCGGTGGATTCGACTTCGACTCGTGCGTCGTTCTCGCAATATGGACCTGAGCTCGACATCACCGCTCCTGGCGTGGCGGTCATCTCGGCGGTTCCTGTGGGTTCGGGCCGCGAATCGAAAGTTCAAGTTTCGGTGGGCGCTCAATCCCGTGACGTTGTCTCTGCTGGTTTCGCCGGTTCGCCCGAAGTGACTCAGCCTTTGACCAATGAGTTGGTTGATTGCGGTCTGGGTAAGCCCGAGGACTTCACAGCGGCAGTGAAGGGCAAGTTCGCCCTGATCTCTCGCGGTGAGATCGCGTTCGTCGATAAAGTGAAAAACGCGATCGCGGCGGGTGCTGCGGGCGCGGTCATCTACAACAACGCTCCCGGCCTGATCCAAGGCGCGCTGACTCAAGACGGTTCGACCGTGGCGATTCCCGCGATGATGATCGAGCAAACCGTGGGTGAAGAGATGAAGTCGGTCCTGGCGACCGGTGGTGTGGCTTCGGCAACGATCCAGACCCTGCGTACGGACTACTCGGCGTTCGACGGAACTTCGATGGCGACTCCCCACGTGGCGGGTGTTGCGGCTCTGGTGAAGGCGGCGAACAAGGCGCTGACTCCGGCGGAAGTGCGTGAGCTCTTCAAAACTTCGGCGAAAGCCATCGGCCCCGTCGGCGAGTACGGCGCAGGTCTGGTCGACGCCGAAGCAGCCGTGAACAAAGCTCTCGGCAAATAA
- the argS gene encoding arginine--tRNA ligase, whose protein sequence is MDVRQVFDLLVEPPNSEMGDLAFGVFQLAKVLKKGPPVIAKEVVAKLAADPLVAKVEAAGPYVNFKLNAAAVGPLILDGMRDGSYFKTTLLEKTPKTMIEFCQPNTHKELHVGHMRNACLGDSLVRLMRYAGYSVVSSTFPGDVGTHVAKCLWYLKFHNTEPEPATQKGEWLGRMYSKGNLKLEDELGTPNEAKNREQLTEILKQLEAKSGEFYDLWLKTRQWSIELMEQVYDWAGVEFDQWYWESEMDSPSVKYVKELYAEGKVVLSEGAIGMDLNEDKLGFCLLLKSDGTGLYATKDIELARRKFQDYHIEKNLYVVDMRQALHFQQVFKTLEKLGFEQAKDCYHLQYNYVELPDGAMSSRKGNIVPLMKLVNGMEDMIKTKYLARFAGEWTADETNTIASEVAQGAIKYGMVKMDPNKKIVFDMDEWLQLDGDSGPFIQYSAARIQSILRKVGQAEGRVDWSLLTHPAEHRVLQQLLHFHHIVILAAENYKPSLLATYLFELAKKYNAFYHDCPIGTAETPALKNTRLALCESVLAVLKQGLQLIGIPTPNKM, encoded by the coding sequence ATGGACGTGCGACAGGTCTTCGACCTGCTGGTGGAACCTCCGAACAGTGAGATGGGGGATCTGGCCTTTGGCGTGTTCCAGCTCGCGAAGGTTCTGAAAAAAGGCCCGCCGGTTATCGCGAAAGAGGTTGTCGCGAAACTCGCGGCCGATCCGCTGGTGGCGAAGGTCGAAGCGGCCGGCCCTTACGTGAATTTCAAATTGAACGCGGCCGCCGTGGGTCCCTTGATCCTGGATGGCATGCGCGACGGTTCGTACTTCAAGACGACGCTTCTGGAAAAAACGCCGAAGACCATGATCGAGTTCTGTCAGCCGAACACGCACAAAGAGCTCCACGTGGGCCATATGCGGAACGCCTGCCTGGGCGACTCCTTGGTGCGGCTGATGCGTTACGCGGGTTACTCGGTGGTCTCGTCCACTTTTCCGGGGGACGTCGGCACGCATGTGGCGAAGTGCCTTTGGTATTTGAAGTTCCATAACACCGAGCCCGAACCCGCGACGCAAAAAGGCGAGTGGTTGGGGCGGATGTACTCGAAGGGGAACCTCAAGCTTGAAGACGAGCTCGGTACGCCGAACGAGGCGAAGAACCGCGAACAGCTCACCGAAATCCTGAAACAGCTCGAAGCGAAATCGGGCGAGTTCTACGACCTGTGGCTGAAGACGCGCCAGTGGTCCATCGAACTCATGGAGCAGGTCTACGACTGGGCGGGCGTGGAGTTCGACCAGTGGTACTGGGAATCCGAGATGGACTCGCCCTCGGTGAAGTACGTGAAAGAGCTGTACGCCGAAGGCAAGGTCGTCTTGTCCGAGGGCGCGATCGGCATGGATCTGAACGAGGACAAGCTCGGTTTCTGTCTGCTGTTGAAGTCGGACGGCACGGGACTTTACGCGACGAAGGACATCGAGCTCGCGCGCCGAAAATTCCAGGACTACCACATCGAGAAAAACCTCTACGTCGTGGACATGCGCCAGGCCCTGCACTTCCAGCAGGTCTTCAAGACTTTGGAAAAGCTCGGCTTCGAGCAAGCGAAGGACTGCTATCATCTGCAGTACAACTACGTCGAACTTCCCGACGGCGCGATGAGTTCGCGCAAAGGCAATATCGTGCCTTTGATGAAGCTCGTGAACGGCATGGAAGACATGATCAAGACGAAGTACCTCGCGCGTTTCGCGGGCGAGTGGACGGCGGACGAGACGAACACCATCGCCTCCGAGGTCGCGCAAGGCGCGATCAAGTACGGCATGGTGAAGATGGATCCGAACAAAAAGATCGTCTTCGACATGGATGAGTGGTTGCAGCTCGACGGCGACTCGGGCCCGTTCATCCAGTACTCGGCGGCGCGGATTCAAAGTATCCTGCGCAAAGTGGGGCAGGCCGAGGGGCGGGTGGATTGGTCGTTGCTGACCCACCCGGCGGAACACCGGGTCTTGCAGCAGCTTCTGCACTTCCATCATATCGTGATTCTGGCGGCCGAGAACTACAAACCCTCTCTGCTCGCGACCTACCTTTTCGAACTCGCGAAGAAGTACAACGCCTTCTACCACGATTGCCCGATCGGCACGGCCGAGACTCCGGCTTTGAAAAACACGCGCCTCGCGCTGTGCGAATCCGTGCTCGCGGTCCTGAAGCAGGGCCTGCAGCTGATCGGCATCCCCACGCCCAACAAGATGTAA
- a CDS encoding ATP-binding cassette domain-containing protein yields MKFLKFIFFQNVSPLIKLGRTKNLEAQDLFELPPAFAPDIRSVDEDRVDWSSWSKLAWTLARESRAFWIPAYVLITLCALASLLSPILVYEFVRTIEAGMPNFELTVAYGLGIGLAGLASGLLVQHYFARTLGLYQVLTNTINRKLFRHSLGLRKSARDNLPVGDIVNHMSSDSDSVANMGSVIGDVVYNIVLLTGFVVLLFHYLGAAAWAGLAVLALLIPMTKRTGKLFSELDEKLMKKRDARTTLMSQILSSIRVVKYFTWEKSVSREVQALRHEELRLRGKLARAEMGSTLVYVGVGTLVLFVVLGTHVLLGGKLEPALVFVAVSLFRLVEDPFAMFSRIIAMLANARVAARRISSFVDQPQRQEKRRALDAQSAVAIEVRGLGLQYAGVRALKDVNFQIRRGENFAIVGPVGSGKTSVLNALLGEVDFEGDIAIAAARASEQRGEQTVSAPRGATALAPGSATAYVPQEAYIINSTIRENLSFGRTDVREDEWARALWASCLEEDLEFMRSGLDTEIGERGVNLSGGQKQRISLARSVLQNPEIIFLDDPLSAVDPRTETQLVERLIEGAWRERTRVTVTHRLEHLDRFDRILFLEQGEVKGLGSARELRATCPEFVAFLKEHEAAAHAESLAREEAAKQEAEAPKKAGDGSWTVARVTEDEDREQGAVGGSVYYQYIQTLGGADPKRRPFIWAALLGLAIAATAMPLVQKTWLAWVSNAQSGEGLPSVLEGLRGLFASPITAVLVYGALGVLTLGGVLWSDLYWLERGLKAGRELHDRMLKAILRAQIRFFDATPVGRILQRFSRDLEAVDIELQWSFENSVKSLVQVLVNLVLIVSVLPLVIVFLVPVFAVYHGIQSAYRASAREVKRLDSVSRSPRYAHYKETLQGLVVLRSLGREDWFFREFAQRLANNQRMFYGHYMVNRWFSSRIPVVGALVAMVTTTLICFAVRQGQMTAGVAGLLTVSSLGFWGVLNWGIRIWAEVEARMTSVERIRSFIAVAPEGHAHEATLRRVAEWPQAGKVEFVDVKLRYAEHLPVVLNGLSFEIQAGERVGLIGRTGSGKSTVFQALYRFIELMEGEIRIDGVNIAKIPLRQLRRALAIIPQDPTLFLGTLRTNLDRFGKFTDDEIWRVLEKVRLADFVRGLPQGLASEVVENGANLSQGQRQLICLARALLLRARILILDEATASVDVRTDALVQGVIREACATADGGPMTMIVIAHRLGTVKDCDQILELAHGRLKRRLVPTKRAESEAQIQTPTQEKRETPTRDHHSRV; encoded by the coding sequence GTGAAATTTTTGAAGTTTATTTTTTTCCAGAACGTCAGCCCGCTGATCAAGCTGGGGCGCACGAAAAACCTCGAAGCCCAAGATCTTTTCGAGCTGCCGCCGGCGTTCGCGCCCGACATCCGTTCGGTCGATGAAGATCGGGTGGATTGGTCGTCGTGGTCGAAGCTGGCGTGGACGCTGGCGCGGGAGTCGCGCGCGTTCTGGATTCCCGCGTACGTTTTAATCACGCTTTGCGCGCTGGCTTCGCTGCTTTCGCCGATCTTGGTTTACGAGTTCGTCCGCACGATCGAAGCGGGCATGCCGAACTTCGAGCTGACGGTCGCTTACGGTCTGGGGATCGGCCTTGCGGGTTTGGCGTCGGGGCTTTTGGTGCAGCATTACTTCGCCCGCACGCTCGGGCTTTACCAGGTGCTGACGAATACGATCAACCGCAAGCTGTTCCGGCACTCGTTGGGCTTACGTAAATCGGCGCGCGACAATCTGCCCGTCGGCGATATCGTGAATCACATGAGTTCGGATTCCGACTCCGTCGCGAATATGGGCTCGGTCATCGGCGATGTCGTCTACAATATCGTGCTGCTGACCGGTTTCGTGGTGCTGCTGTTCCATTATTTGGGCGCGGCCGCGTGGGCGGGGCTGGCGGTCTTGGCGCTTTTGATCCCCATGACGAAAAGAACCGGCAAACTCTTCAGCGAGCTGGACGAAAAGCTCATGAAAAAGCGCGACGCGCGCACGACACTGATGTCGCAGATCCTGTCCAGCATTCGCGTGGTGAAATACTTCACCTGGGAAAAATCCGTCAGTCGCGAAGTCCAAGCCCTGCGCCACGAAGAGCTGCGTTTGCGCGGGAAACTGGCGCGCGCGGAAATGGGTTCGACCCTCGTTTACGTGGGGGTGGGCACGCTCGTTTTGTTCGTGGTTCTGGGGACGCACGTGCTGCTCGGCGGAAAGCTCGAGCCCGCGCTCGTTTTCGTCGCCGTGAGCTTGTTCCGCTTGGTGGAAGATCCTTTCGCGATGTTCTCGCGCATCATTGCCATGCTCGCCAACGCGCGGGTCGCCGCGCGCCGGATCTCGTCGTTCGTGGATCAACCGCAACGTCAGGAAAAACGTCGTGCGCTGGACGCGCAGTCCGCGGTCGCGATCGAGGTGCGTGGGTTGGGTCTTCAGTACGCGGGCGTCCGCGCGCTGAAGGACGTGAACTTCCAGATCCGTCGGGGCGAGAATTTCGCCATCGTCGGTCCGGTGGGCTCGGGGAAGACGTCGGTCTTGAACGCGCTGCTGGGCGAGGTGGACTTCGAGGGCGACATCGCCATCGCGGCCGCGCGGGCAAGTGAACAGAGAGGTGAACAGACGGTTTCTGCGCCCCGGGGGGCGACCGCACTTGCGCCGGGAAGCGCAACAGCATATGTCCCTCAGGAAGCCTATATCATCAACTCCACGATCCGCGAGAACCTGAGCTTCGGGCGCACGGACGTACGTGAAGACGAATGGGCGCGGGCGCTGTGGGCGTCGTGTTTGGAAGAAGATCTGGAGTTCATGCGCTCGGGCCTCGACACCGAGATCGGCGAGCGTGGCGTCAACCTTTCGGGCGGACAGAAGCAGCGGATTTCGCTCGCGCGAAGTGTGCTGCAAAATCCCGAGATCATTTTCTTGGATGATCCGCTTTCGGCGGTGGACCCGCGCACGGAAACTCAGCTGGTCGAACGTTTGATCGAAGGCGCCTGGCGGGAACGCACGCGCGTGACTGTGACCCATCGTTTGGAGCATTTGGACCGCTTCGACCGGATCTTGTTCTTGGAGCAGGGTGAGGTGAAGGGCTTGGGCTCGGCGCGGGAGTTGCGCGCGACTTGCCCCGAGTTCGTCGCGTTTTTGAAAGAGCATGAGGCCGCCGCGCACGCCGAGTCCCTGGCCCGGGAAGAGGCCGCGAAGCAAGAAGCGGAAGCTCCGAAGAAGGCCGGTGACGGCAGCTGGACCGTGGCGCGCGTGACCGAGGACGAGGATCGTGAGCAGGGCGCCGTCGGCGGTTCGGTGTACTATCAGTACATCCAAACCCTCGGGGGCGCGGACCCGAAGCGCCGTCCGTTCATCTGGGCGGCGCTTTTGGGACTGGCGATCGCGGCGACGGCGATGCCGCTCGTGCAAAAGACTTGGCTCGCGTGGGTTTCGAACGCGCAGTCGGGCGAGGGGCTTCCCTCCGTGCTCGAAGGGCTGAGGGGCCTTTTCGCGTCGCCGATCACGGCGGTGCTTGTGTACGGCGCGCTGGGCGTGCTGACGCTCGGGGGAGTCCTGTGGTCGGACCTGTATTGGCTCGAACGCGGACTGAAGGCCGGGCGTGAGCTGCATGACCGGATGTTGAAGGCGATTTTGCGCGCGCAGATCCGGTTTTTCGATGCGACGCCGGTGGGACGCATTCTGCAAAGGTTCTCGCGCGATCTGGAAGCGGTGGATATCGAGCTTCAGTGGTCGTTCGAGAACTCGGTGAAAAGCCTCGTTCAGGTCCTGGTGAATTTGGTCCTGATCGTGAGTGTTCTTCCCTTGGTGATCGTGTTCCTGGTGCCGGTGTTTGCGGTCTACCACGGAATCCAGAGCGCCTACCGTGCGAGCGCGCGCGAAGTGAAACGTTTGGACTCGGTCAGCCGCTCGCCGCGCTACGCTCACTACAAAGAGACCCTGCAAGGTCTGGTGGTGTTGCGTTCGCTGGGACGTGAGGACTGGTTCTTCCGCGAGTTCGCGCAGCGGCTCGCGAATAACCAGCGCATGTTCTACGGACACTATATGGTGAACCGCTGGTTCAGTTCGCGCATTCCGGTGGTGGGCGCTTTGGTCGCCATGGTGACGACGACGCTGATCTGTTTCGCCGTTCGCCAGGGACAAATGACCGCGGGCGTGGCGGGGCTTTTGACCGTTTCGTCGCTGGGGTTCTGGGGCGTCCTGAACTGGGGGATCCGGATCTGGGCCGAGGTGGAAGCGCGGATGACTTCGGTCGAGCGCATCCGCAGCTTCATCGCGGTCGCTCCTGAAGGGCACGCGCACGAGGCGACCCTTCGCCGCGTGGCCGAGTGGCCGCAGGCGGGGAAGGTCGAATTCGTCGACGTGAAGTTGCGCTACGCCGAGCATCTGCCGGTGGTCTTGAACGGTTTGAGTTTCGAGATCCAGGCCGGCGAACGGGTGGGGCTCATCGGGCGGACGGGCTCGGGCAAGTCGACGGTTTTCCAGGCGCTTTATCGCTTCATCGAGTTGATGGAGGGCGAGATCCGGATCGATGGCGTGAACATCGCGAAGATCCCGCTGCGCCAACTGCGGCGGGCGCTGGCGATCATTCCGCAGGACCCGACGCTGTTTCTGGGAACCTTGCGCACGAACCTCGATCGCTTCGGTAAATTCACCGACGACGAGATCTGGCGCGTCCTGGAAAAAGTGCGGCTGGCGGATTTCGTGCGCGGACTTCCGCAGGGACTGGCGTCCGAGGTCGTCGAGAACGGCGCGAACTTGAGTCAAGGGCAGCGGCAGCTGATCTGCCTCGCCCGGGCGCTTCTGCTCCGCGCGCGCATCCTGATTTTGGATGAGGCGACGGCCAGCGTGGACGTGCGGACCGATGCCTTGGTTCAAGGGGTCATCCGCGAGGCCTGCGCCACCGCGGACGGCGGACCGATGACGATGATCGTGATTGCCCATCGCCTCGGGACCGTGAAAGACTGTGATCAGATCCTTGAGCTCGCGCATGGTCGACTCAAACGTCGTTTGGTGCCGACGAAGCGTGCGGAGTCCGAGGCCCAGATCCAGACCCCGACCCAGGAGAAGCGTGAAACTCCGACTCGCGATCATCATTCCCGCGTATAA